The Cellvibrio polysaccharolyticus genomic interval TTCATATCGTGCACTTCTTCGGCTACGCCCAACCCGTTCAATAACATAATGGTTAAACGGCCACCGAGGTGTTCGCGGAATTCCTGCAAACCGGCTACCAGCGGGCTGTGCTCACCTTCTGCTTTTAACAAAGGATGGGTAATGGCGAGGCCGAGGGTTTCAAATACGCCAATAACCCGCTCACAATCTTCAGCAGACAAACGTCCGTCCAGACGGGAATACACGCAGTCGAGACAAATGCCCATGGCAACCGCCTCACCGTGCTGTACTTCAAAGCGGCTCAGCTGCTCAAGTTTGTGCGCACTCCAGTGGCCAAAATCCAGCGGGCGGGAGGAGCCGGATTCAAACGGATCGCCGTAGCCGCCAATATGGCGTACGTGTAATTCGGCGCAGCGGAAAATCAGATAATGCATGGCTTCGCTGTGGCGATTACGCAGCGCCGTTGCATTGGCTTCAATCCATTCAAAAAATGCGCGGTCTTTAATCAAAGACACTTTTACCGCTTCGGAAATTCCACCCAACCAGGCACGTTGCGGCAGGCTTTTTAGAAAATTGGCATCGTTGATCACCGCCAGCGGCGGTGCAAAGGTGCCAAGGAAGTTTTTCTTGCCGCGAAAGTTGATGCTGTTTTTCACACCAACGCCGGAGTCATTTTGTGAGAGCACGGTGGTCGGGATGCGAATATGACGCACACCACGGTGGGCAATCGCCGCCACATAACCCACCAGATCCAGCAAGGCACCACCGCCCAGCCCCACTACATAAGAGTGGCGATCAATGCCATGTTCGTTAATAGCATCGAGGATGCGATCGAACGAGGTGAGATCATTTTTAACAATTTCGCCGCCGGGGATCACGACTATGTCTGCCACCAGCGACCAGTCGGTGGCATCGGCAAAATAGTTGCGAATGTCGGCCAGCAGCGTGGCGTGCTGCTCAGATACACCCTGGTCTACCACAAATAATACTTTCTGGTGAATATTGGCGGTGTGATGTTTCGCCAGCAAATCGCGCAATAACGGATTGTCACCAGCGAACAAAGCCTCGGTAAAAAGCACTTTGTAGGTAAAGGGAATGGAAAATGATTGCTCAATAAAATTCATGAGAATATCCGACAGAAAAGCCGATCAGGTGACGGCGAAACGACGCGCCAGCCATAACGACAGCGGCAGCAACAAAGCAACGCCTATGGCCACAGGCCAGGCTCCGGAAGCTGCCACCCAAGCAGCGTTCATTAAAATCAGTGATAACACACCGGCTTTTACCGCTTTGCCAATGAGCGGCCCAACAGGCCTGGCAATAGCGCGCACCAGCGGGCGAAAAATAAAGAGCGCAAAAGGCACCAGAAAAAACAGCGCGACTACCTGGTCTTTTTGCGCGGCAAAAAAGGCGATAGCGTTAATCACCAGCAAGTACATAAACGCCGATAAGAACAACGGCGCTTTGGTCGAGCCACCGACTTCACCCCGGCTGATGGTGGTAACAGCAGCGATATATACCAGCGGCACTGCGGCGAGATACGCAAATTCCGGCATCACCGCGGGCAACACACTCATGCCAAGCAACAAATTAAAGCTACGGCACAGCCCCATGTTGATGGGCCCAAGCCAGGTGCTGTGTTTGCCCCAGCGGTTGTAAATGAGCGCAGATGCCGTGACCAGTAAGGCCATGACACCGGCGGTAGTATTAGCCAAAAAAGCGAATATACAACCCAGCAATAATAGCGCACCGCCCCAGCAGGACGCGGCTTGGGCGCTGATCAAGCCGCTGGGGATAGGACGCTCGGGGCGCTCGCGTTGATCCAGCTCGCGGTCAAATACATCGTTAAAAACAATACCGCCGCCGTACAAACCCACCGTGGCGATGCACAGTAAGATCACCGGCGTGAGCGACAGGTTGCCGGCAAAACCGCTACCAAAAAAACCGACAATGGCTACGCCAGCCAGAATATCTGACACGGCGGTAACAATATTGGCCGGGCGAGCCAGTCGTAAATAACCCATGACTTTTTGCATAGCGAACCGGAATCAGGAAATAACGATGGAAGATTTATCAACACGAGGCTGTTGGCCGCCGCGCAGGATGCTGTTACCGGCAAATTTCTGACTTTGGTCCACACCAATTTGCTTGAGAATTTCTTCGCTGATTTGGCCGCTTTGTGCAAAGGCAGTAAGCGCATTTTTAAAGGTCACCAGCTCGATGTCAGCATCGCTGATACCTTGCAACTTCATCAACGCAGCCGTTTTTGGCACTGCCAGCGGGTCACTGATACCCCAGTCGGCTGCCGAGTTGATCATGATGCGCTCGGCGCCGTATTGTTTAACGATTTCCACCATGCGCTGGTTGCCCATTTTGGTGAAAGGATAAATGGTAAAGGCTGCCCAGAAACCACGGTCCAGCACTTCTTCAACAGTTTCTTCGTTGTTGTGGTCAATGATGACCATGCCAGGGTCAAGACCGTGTTCGATGGCGATATCCATGCTGCGGGAAGTGCCGCGCTTTTTGTCGCGGTGCGGCGTGTGCACCTGAACCGGCAGTTCGGCGTCTTTGGCCAATTCCAATTGCAAGCGGTAGAAGCGATCTTCTGCCGGCGTCTGGTCATCAAAACCAATTTCACCAATACCGACCACGCCTTCTTTGTGAATAAAATAAGGCAACAATTCGAGTACCGCTTCTGCCAGAGGTTCATTGTTGGCCTCGCGGGAATTCAACCCCAGCGTACAAAAATGGCTGATACCGAATTGCGAAGAGCGAAAACGCTCCCAGCCGAGCAAACTGCTGTAATAGTCGCGGAAAGTATCAATGCCGGTACGCGGCTGGCCTACCCAGAAAGCCGGTTCAATAACCGCAACAATGCCGGCGTCGGCCATGGCCTGATAATCGTCAGTGGTACGCGATACCATGTGAATATGCGGGTCGAGAAAGCGCATACCTTTAACAGGGGCCAGGTCCGGGGTTAATTTGTCGCCCAGTTCGCGCGGATCGTGAAGATGTTGACACATAATATTTGCCTCGTGTTTTCACCAAAACAGTAGCATCACCAGGCGGGCGCTACTGTTTGAAAATGTTGCTATCGCCCGACGGATCAGGCGGTTTTAAAGGATGCGATCAACTGCTCAATGCCAGGATGAATCGGACGGCCAGCGGCCAGCCGCTCGGCACGGTAATCGGTTAACGCCAACACCAGTTCCTGATTATTGCGCGCCTGCAAACCGATCACCCGGTTCATATCTTTTTCATTGAAAAACGCTTTCAGCACCAGCTGGTTCCAGGCCGCTTCGGGCAGATAACGGGCTGGCCAGGGGTTGTTTTGCATAATGGCATCGTGCACGTAACTGATGTTGCTACGCAGACCTTCAGTGCATTGGTGAACCCACTCTTCGGGGTATGCCAGCACAGGCAAAGCAACATAAAGCGCCACAGATTCATCCATATCGGCATAGCGAAACAGGTTGCCGATTTGTTGCTTATAGCTGTCGCGATCATCACTGACCACCTGCATTAACAAAAAGACTCGCACCAGGCAAATACTGTCCCAGCCTTTCATCTGCAAATTCACCGGGTTTTCCGGTAATTCATCGTCGATGATAAACACGTTAACCTTGCGCGAGACTTGCGCGAAGGCGGTAACCAACGACTGGGGATTACTGTTCGATCGAATCGTAGCCACACGCTGTTCAAGCCATTGCCAGGCAGCAGCGTTCAGGTGGGTTTGCAGATAAGTTGCGATGGATTGCTGAAGATGAGTCAGATTGATAGAAGTCATAAACGAGGGAGCCCGTTACCAGCTTTAACTGTGTTTCGCGAGGAGTCTTGTCCTCAAAAACGCCTGCTTTGTCACGTAATCCTGCACGGGATACCGGTTTTCGGCGGGTCGGGAGAATTATCGTTGTCTGACCCGAAGTTACCTATTGCGCCGATTGCCGAAGGCCGACAAAGCGGAAGCCAGTATATCCCCTCGCGGTTGATAAACAAGCCGCCCAGGCTTTTACAGACAAAAGAGATCAATGCTTTAACAGTGATTTACAGTTTTTTACGCGCCAAGCCCTTTCAGCCAATCATCACCGATGATTGGCGTGGCGAGTGTGAGCACAATCAGGGTTGCGGGTTCCAACCTGCGCCGTTATTCCAGCTGGAAAAGAGGATGTCGCGACTGGCAAATTCCGCCTGATATTCCGCATCGGTAAGGGTATAACCCAGCTGCCAGTCACTGATATCCAGCAGTTCACCCGCGAGGTTCATGATGTTGTATTGCCGCCAGCCACCGTGCACATGGGGGTTTGCAGGGTTGGCGGTGCGGGATGGATTCCAGCCACCGGGGTGAATATGCGTATCTACCCGGGTATTCACAAACGCGATGTTATCGAAATACCCCTCATTACCGCCGCTGCGCGCCAGCCAGGCGCTGTGGTCAGGCACATCGTGGCCCAATGGCCCTTCACCGCGCGTCAGCCGGCTGTTCAGGAAAACGAAACCTTTGTCCTCCGGGTTTGCGCTGCGCGCTTGTAAAATGTAACCGCCACCGCCGGTACCGCGAGAATCTCCCAGGGTGCGAATTTCGCAATTTTCAAACAAGCTAACCCGGCTGGCGCCCCAGATAAAATCCACGTTGCCGGCAATCAGCGAATCGTAAAACCAGTTATAACCTTTCACCAGCAAGGTGTCTTGCTCGCTGAACAGGTTGATGTGCTTACCGATAAGGCGACCCGGGCTGTTGAAATAAATGGTTTCTGCCTGGCCACCTTCGCCAATCAACGTGGTGTTTTTAATGGTGAGATTTTCCAACGTCAGCATATCGGCTTCTTCAATCAGAAAAACGCTACGCCCACCTTGTGCCTCGTTGGCCAAACCGCTGCTGCCGGTGCCCGGGCTCAGGGTGTTGTTGTTCAAATATTGAATAACGGTTTTTTCGCGGTCTTCGCCGCGCAACGTGAGGTTATTTTTACCGCGCAAAAATAATATTTCTTCGTAGAAGCCGTTTTTTAAATCAATAGTCACCGGCTCATCAACCGCGGTGTTTTGCATAACATGGTTCAACGCGCCTTGCAGGGTGTAAAAATCGCCCTTGCTGTTATGACTTACGACCAAAGAGGTGGTAGCGGGTGCTGCATCCCGCACAGAAAATTTCCAGCTGGAGGATTTGGTAATACCGGTGAACGCCTTGCCATTCATACTGGCAGCCGCCAGCGCTTCTGCCGGTACTACGGCGTAGTATTGCTTGCCATAAGCAAGAGCGCCCTGATGCGGTTGAATAACCACGCGGTTGCCATCAATACGAACCTGACGGGTTTTTACGGTGCGCAGCTGTTTCGGGTCGACACCCAGAAAGTCCACTTCACCCTCAACCTGAATAATGTCTGCAACCGAATCATCGGCAGCATCCATAATATAAATTTCACCGCGACCTAAAACAGGTGCGTTATCGAAGTGGATACTGATCAAGGTATCCACAGGATTATCGGTAGAGGCTGGCAGCGGCCAGACGTCAGCTTGCAATGAAGAGGCGGCGGCTGTTGATGTGTCCGCCGTAACAGAAGTATTTTTTTCTGCTTTTTCGCATCCGGTTGTTAACAAACTTCCAAGAACAACTGCTAAAAAATATTTATACATAACACTCTCACTGTTGAAACAAAAAACCACAGAAGCTCTGCGGGTTACAGGGCTCTGTGGTAAAGCTGTCATCGCCTGACATAATAATTCCTGAAAACCATCCTGTTAAATATTTTCTGAACAATCCGATTGTTGATACAAGTGTTTTACAGGGGCCAGCCAGCACCTATGTGCTGGCTGGCCGCACTATCAGGGCTGCGGATTCCAACCCTCACCGTTATTCCATGCCGACAGAATCTGTGCACGATTGGAAAATTCTGCCTGGTACTCAGCTTCCGTCAGGGTGTAACCCAACACCCAACCCTCGATATTCAGCGGAGCACCGGCCATATCCATAATATTGTATTGGCGCCAGCCGCCGGCTGCCGAAGGTGTCAGCGGATTGGAGGGGGGTGATGCATTCCAGCCACTGGTGCGAATATGCGCATCAACCCGGGTGTTGATAAAAGCAATATTGTCAAAGTAACCCTCATTGCCACCACTGCGTGCCAACCAGGCGGTGTTGTCGGCAGCGCTGTGCCCAAGCGGACCAGGGCCACGCGTTAAATGGCTGTTAAGAAAAACAAACCCTTTGTCGGTAGCATTGACGGTACGCGCTTGCAAAATATAACCACCGCCACCATTGCCACGCGAATCCCCCAGGGTGCGAATTTCAGAGTTTTCAAACAATGAAACATGATTGCCGCCCCAGATAAAATCAACATTACCCGCAATGAGCGAATCGTAAAACCAGTTATAACCTTTCACCAGCAAGGTGTCCTGCTCGCTGATCAAATTGATATGTTTGGCGATTAACCGCTGGTTGCTGTTGAAGTACATGGTTTCTGCCTGACCGCCCTCGCCGATCAGCGTGGTATTTTTGATGGTGAGATTTTCCAGGGTCAACATGTCGGCCCCTTCAATCAAAAATACACTGCGACCACCCTGTGCGCTATTGGCCACCCCGCTGCCACCGGCGCCGGGATTAATCTTGTCATTGTTCAGGTATTGAATGACGGTGTTTTCCCGGTTCTCACCACGAATCGTCACGTTATGTTTATTGCGTAAAAATAACAGCTCTTCATAAATGCCGTTTTTCAACTCAATCGTAACCGGGTCATTGGCAGCAACATGTTGCATGGCATGATTGAGTGCACCCTGCACCGTGCGGAAGTCAGCTGCACCGGCGTGGCTGACGGTAAGTGTGTCGGCATCAGGAGCGGCATCACGCAAAGAAAACTCCCAGCCAGTGGCGCGGCCAATACCTTCAAAGGTTTTGTTATCCAGGGTTGCATCGGTCACGGCATTAGCCGTCATGGCAAGGTAATAGCTTTTGCCATACTGCAGCACACCGTTGTGCGGCTGAATAGTCAGCGTGTTACCATCTACCCGCACCTGACGGGTTTTTACGGTGCGCACCCGTTGCGGGTCAACACCGAGAAAATCCACTTCCGATTCAACATTGATGACATCAACTACCGAGTCATCCGCCGCATCCAGAATACGGATGGCACCCACACCCAATCCTGGTTCGCTATCAAACGTCAGGGTGAGGAAAGTGTCTACCGGATTATCCTGTGACGAAGGCGCTGGCCAGGCAATATTATCCAGATTGTAAGTAGCAACCGGCTGCACAAACTCGGGATCAATCGTTGCCGCAATGGTTTGTGTTACCGACGCATCCGATGCGCTGATAAAAGTAATTTGTGTCTGACCGGCAGCCAGTGGATACAGGCTTACCGTGTTGCCTTGCTGAACCGCGTGCACCACAGAGGGGTCTGATGATTCCACGGTAAAATTATCAGCACCGCCATCCGGACCATAGGCAGTAACATTCACCACCAGCGGTTCATCATTGGCTTCCGCGTGCCAGTCAGCCTTATCGTAAGAGATGGCAATTTGCGATGGGCGATCAGGCACATCACTCGCACTCCCTACTTTCACATAGTCCAAATCAAACGACAGATTGTGAGTAAACAAACCGATTTGACCTTTACCAGCAAGGTCACTGTTGTTACCGCTAATGACCGGTACGCCATCAAGATACACGGTGATTGCATTGCCCTCTATGGAGAAACGCACCGTGTACCACACGTTGGGATGCAACGACGTATTAAAGCGGGACAGGAAATTTTCCTGGCGAACACCGCCTACTATTTTGTCCACAGCGATGCGGCTACTGGACGGCGTATTTTGAATATTCAAACCGGCCCCATACCAATTGTTGTCATCCTGATAGCGAGCCAGTAGATACAACTGCTTGTTGCCCGAGATAGCGGTAACGCGCAAACGCGCCTCCACATAATAATCAGCACCCGTAACGCCACCCAGCGCCGCCGGGTCAGCCAACATTACAATACCACCGTTGCTGTTGCGGGTGAAACGCGCCAGCGATCCGCCATTTTCCTGCACAATGGTTACAGTGCCATCCGCTCCGCCCGGGGTGCCCTTGCGCATTAACCAATTGGCTTCAAGCCCTGCCGAAAAGTCATCACAGTAATAGTGACTGCCGGTGTCGTTGCTGCAATCAAATGAAGGAACAGAAGATGCAGAACTGCTGGCAACCGAACTGACGCTGCTGGACGACGATGAAGACGAGGAGCTGCTACTGGACGATGAACTGCCCGGTGGCGGGTTTTGAATCGGCTCCCATTGGTTATCATCCGGATTGGTAGAAAAGCCGGCGCCGGGAATGTGTTTTACCAGGCTGTACCAATAAACTTCTGCATTGGTGTACCAGCCTTTTGCTTCGGGATAATTACCCTGGCGGTCTTCGAATATTTCCCAACCGTCATTGGCATCGAGATGATCAAGCCCGTTAGCAATTTCCCAGGCATCGGGAATGCCATCGCCATCGGTATCCAAGGGTGCAGGTGCGTTGTTCAGCACCGGATAACCACCCACTTCATCAGGCACGTTCACAATACCGTTGCGCACACTACCAGTGCCATTCTTCACATCCAGCAACACACGCGTATCTACCGCATCGCGCGCGAAGCTGGCACCTACACCGGCCAATACCCATTCATACGCATCTTCAGCCGATTGAGTATTCACTTCACCCGCAAGGGTCGGGAATGGATTGTATTGAATAATATGTTCTTTTAAGGATGCATCGTCGTAGCGAACCCCCTCAATATTATTGGCAGAAACATGCGGGTTACCTACGACCAGGTTGCCGTCAACATAGACACGCCCGACCGGTTTGGAGGTTTTTCCATCAACCAGAAATTTGGGGTCAATGGTTCCTGCAGCCAGTAATGCATCGTAATCATGCATGGTGTAAATGCGGTCTTCTTCATACAAAGGACGGCGGCCGCTGGCAAGGAAGATATAATTTTTTACGTTATCAGCAGTGGTCGCAGGGCCGGGTTTGTAGATGTTATTGATAAATTGCACATCGCGCCCTTCCGCACCATAAGGCGGAAACGTGGAATGGTTATAGAAAATATTGTTACGCAAGTCGGCAACGCCGTTTACGTCAATATAATCCTTGCGCTCACGCCATTTATCGAGAATGCCGTCAATACGTGGCGGACGACTTTTGTGATGCGCCATGACGTTGTGGTGAAAACTGGCGTTAACGCCGCCCCAGTTGGAACCGTAACCATGCTCGCCTTTACCATGTCCGGCATCATTCAGACTTTCGCTGATAAGACTCCATTGGAAGGACACATTATTGCTGGCATACAGCGACGTCGTTTCGTCAATTGCCCAACTGAAACTGCTGTGGTCAATCACAATGTTTTTCAGGTAGCGGCCATCCAGTGAATCTGCTTCGCCGTCAATGACGCCCAAACGTGAACGAATAAAACGAATCACCACATTTTCAACACCCTGGCTGATACGCAAACTGCCACCACGCAAAGTAATACCATCGCCTGGTGCGGTTTGTCCGAGAATCGAAACATCGCCTTCACGAATATCCAGATTGCCATTCAAGTGAATATAACCGCTTACTTTGAACAGGACAGTACGCGGGCCAGTCTGGTTAATGGCATGCCTCAAGGTGCCGGGTGCATCCGAGTCACTTAGTGTGGTTACGTAATAAACATCGCCACCACGACCACCGCTGGTTGCAGCCCCGAAGCCTTCGGCACCAGGGAATGCTTTTTCAATTTCACGCCAATCGGTATAGGGCCCGGCGTCTGACGGCACGCTGCTGCTTGCAGAAGATTCGCTGGATGCCGAGCTGAGCGACGACTCGCTGGAAATATCACTACTCGCAGAAGACTCCGAAGCGTTGCCATCATCACTGGATAGCGACGACGCAGATGCATCTGAAGAACTGGAGATGATAATGCCAGTGGAGGATTGACTGCTCAATGAGGAGCTGGAAATAACCCCACCGGTAGAGGATTGACTGCTCAGCGAGGCAGTAGACGAACTGGTAGAAACACTGCTGGAGGAAGCAACCACAGGCGGTATCACACTAACATCGCCGTTGATAATCCGGTTTAGCAGATCAACATAATTGCTTAACGCTGATTGGATAATGGCATCTTGCAATTTATCCAGTGTCTGGTCGTGAGCATCACCAATGGCAAATGCCACACTGAAAGGATCAAATGGGCTTGCTGCGGAAATATATCCGGCCGCTACCAAACGCTGCGTTAATTGCGCCAATTCGGAAGGCAACACGGGCAATATCAGAGCTGCATCTGTCGAGGCAAACCACTCGGCTGGCGGCAGCCGCGATGCGCTGGCAATCAATAAATCGGTCCATGGCGTGATATTGGTACGCCCCGGTTGCTGCGCCAAACTGAACAAGGTTTGTTCCGGTGTATTGCCCACCACATTCAAGGCACAGGGGAATGCAGCAGCATTTACCTCACCCGAGAATGAGCCATCCGACGTGGTTTTAACAGCGGCAATAAAACCACTGCCATCGGCACAGCGGGCAATGACATCAGCATTGGTAATGGCAGCACCCACCGCTGCTGTGCCGTGTAAAGCAGCAAGCGATGCAGAAGAAGAAACAGATGCGCCCTGACTGGAGGCTGCAGATGAGGTAATACTGGAAAGTACGCTGCTCTGGCTGGTGCTTTGTGCCGATGAAGAAGACCGGTGTTTATTATCCGACGACCCTCCACAACCCGCAAGAAACAAAGACACCAGTGCTACCGCACTGAGTGATGACTTATACATAGGGTTCTCTCTTTGTTATTCATTATTAAAGATTTGCCTTCGAGAAATCTCGAACACATGAAGCCCTGGTGGTCTCGTTTGATCTTACGGATATCCTGCCGATTATCTCTTCCCTGACAATTTTTATTATCACTTTCCGAACTGCCTACATCAGAAAATCATTTACACAAAATTACAGCAGTCATTGAGCGATTTCAAAGCTAAAATTTTGCTAAAGGGAAAATATTACGAACAGCACACATTACTGCATAAATTTATTAAAATTCATGCTTGAAGATTAATTTAATAACTGATTGGAAGTGTAAGAAAATAAAAACTACTTGAGTGCATTACAAGAAAATCAGGATTTTATGCCAGGAAAATAACAAGGAGCTGTTATCCGATACTCAATGACCGGATAGCAGTGATTTAATGCGGTTCCTGTAGCTGCGACGTGTCATTCCTGACTCGTCGGTTTTGGAACTGGCACCTGACACCAGGCTCGCACGGGGCGAGCCTGGTGTTGTCGGCACTTTTACGTCTTAACGAGGTATTAGGTCCTAACGAGGGATATCTTTTTCGGCGAGGGCTTTACCCAGCTCGATACGATTATTGAGTAGGGTAATTTCCGCCTCTTCCATTTCAAGCCGCAATACACCGGCATTCACATCAAAACCTTTGGGTAATGACAATGCTATACGAGAAGTAACGGGCTTTAGGTCTACTGGCGCTGGCATAGCAGGAACTATCACCTCGGCAATGACGTTTTGATGTTTATCTTCAAGCATCAAACGGGATTGCGGTGCGTCCTGATGACCCAGGCTATGGACGGTAACGAAGAGTGTATTTCCTTTATGTTCAACATCTCCACGACCAATACCGACATCAGGACGCTGCTCTACCGGCGAAGTTTCTTCTATTAATTCAAAATTCAGCACCAGGGTTTGTTTTGATGGAAACGCCAAAGCCACATCACGACTTTTTTCAAACAGGAACTCACGCTCCAAAGTAATAGCATCCGGCTGGTCATTGTTGGTGGTATCTACGCCACCGGTAACACGCCATTTTCCCGGAGTAATATTCCAACCGGTCATTTGTGCATTAATGGTTTCGGCAGATAAATTGTGCGCAATAACTTTGAACGCTTTACGATCAGGGCGTGGAATAAGAATGGCAATATTGACCGCATCATCCGGTTTCTCAAATGACCAGCTGACTGTGTGCCCCGGATAGAAAAAGTTGCGAGACAAAGCCACGCCACCCAAACGGGTGCGCTGCAACAGGTTATGCGATGCTTCTACACGATCGGTCCACCAGTGTCCTTCGGTCATCAAATACATGCGCTGGGTTTTGAATTGAATGCCCCATCCAAAAACCTCTTCGAGGAATTTTTTATCACCCGTGCTTTCCCAGGCCACCACGCCTTCAAAACCTGTCGCACCTTTTTTGGCAGATTTCACCAGCGGCTCGCCCCATGCTTCACGTTTGTCGAGAACATCCAGAACATTTTCATTCAAGCGTGACAAAGCGCCGGGGCCGCCGCGAGCAAGGCGATAATCCAGCGGTTTGAGATAACGTTCTTCACCTGTCCAGCGCCATGCAGCCCAGAACAAATTTGGCACATCGCCAGAACCGGCACCCTGAGTCATCTCGCCACCGCGGGTTTCGCCGGTGTGCCAGTTGATTTCATTCGGCAACACCCACTGACCGTCTTCTGCGGTATAGGCGTAGGCCATGTAACCATCAGACAAACCGGTAATCAGTTCATAACTGCGACGGTCGGCATTGAATTCGCCCAGCACCAGCAGCGGGTGAATCATCGGGAAGGAATAAGGCTTTTGCCATGACCAATTAGGTTCGCGGTAAATTTTATTACCGCCATACCAGTTACTGGCGAACAACAGATTGCCCTGCGGATTTGGCAAAATAATGCGGTCGTAAGCACGGGCCGTTTCCATTAAACGCTCAAGGGTTAACGGATCGCCCCAATTGATATAGAGCATGGCCGAGTTGGTGTTAATACCTTCTTCGTAGGTATGCAATTCATCCGTTTCAATAGTATTCAATCCATTGGTAAACATGCCATT includes:
- a CDS encoding 3-dehydroquinate synthase; its protein translation is MNFIEQSFSIPFTYKVLFTEALFAGDNPLLRDLLAKHHTANIHQKVLFVVDQGVSEQHATLLADIRNYFADATDWSLVADIVVIPGGEIVKNDLTSFDRILDAINEHGIDRHSYVVGLGGGALLDLVGYVAAIAHRGVRHIRIPTTVLSQNDSGVGVKNSINFRGKKNFLGTFAPPLAVINDANFLKSLPQRAWLGGISEAVKVSLIKDRAFFEWIEANATALRNRHSEAMHYLIFRCAELHVRHIGGYGDPFESGSSRPLDFGHWSAHKLEQLSRFEVQHGEAVAMGICLDCVYSRLDGRLSAEDCERVIGVFETLGLAITHPLLKAEGEHSPLVAGLQEFREHLGGRLTIMLLNGLGVAEEVHDMNTDLIRAAAEELQARC
- the eboC gene encoding UbiA-like protein EboC (EboC, a homolog the polyprenyltransferase UbiA, belongs to system of proteins involved in the trafficking of precursor metabolites to an extracytoplasmic compartment so that the biosynthesis of certain natural products, such as scytonemin, can be completed.); amino-acid sequence: MQKVMGYLRLARPANIVTAVSDILAGVAIVGFFGSGFAGNLSLTPVILLCIATVGLYGGGIVFNDVFDRELDQRERPERPIPSGLISAQAASCWGGALLLLGCIFAFLANTTAGVMALLVTASALIYNRWGKHSTWLGPINMGLCRSFNLLLGMSVLPAVMPEFAYLAAVPLVYIAAVTTISRGEVGGSTKAPLFLSAFMYLLVINAIAFFAAQKDQVVALFFLVPFALFIFRPLVRAIARPVGPLIGKAVKAGVLSLILMNAAWVAASGAWPVAIGVALLLPLSLWLARRFAVT
- a CDS encoding TatD family hydrolase — encoded protein: MCQHLHDPRELGDKLTPDLAPVKGMRFLDPHIHMVSRTTDDYQAMADAGIVAVIEPAFWVGQPRTGIDTFRDYYSSLLGWERFRSSQFGISHFCTLGLNSREANNEPLAEAVLELLPYFIHKEGVVGIGEIGFDDQTPAEDRFYRLQLELAKDAELPVQVHTPHRDKKRGTSRSMDIAIEHGLDPGMVIIDHNNEETVEEVLDRGFWAAFTIYPFTKMGNQRMVEIVKQYGAERIMINSAADWGISDPLAVPKTAALMKLQGISDADIELVTFKNALTAFAQSGQISEEILKQIGVDQSQKFAGNSILRGGQQPRVDKSSIVIS
- a CDS encoding EboA domain-containing protein, which produces MTSINLTHLQQSIATYLQTHLNAAAWQWLEQRVATIRSNSNPQSLVTAFAQVSRKVNVFIIDDELPENPVNLQMKGWDSICLVRVFLLMQVVSDDRDSYKQQIGNLFRYADMDESVALYVALPVLAYPEEWVHQCTEGLRSNISYVHDAIMQNNPWPARYLPEAAWNQLVLKAFFNEKDMNRVIGLQARNNQELVLALTDYRAERLAAGRPIHPGIEQLIASFKTA
- a CDS encoding pectinesterase family protein; the encoded protein is MYKYFLAVVLGSLLTTGCEKAEKNTSVTADTSTAAASSLQADVWPLPASTDNPVDTLISIHFDNAPVLGRGEIYIMDAADDSVADIIQVEGEVDFLGVDPKQLRTVKTRQVRIDGNRVVIQPHQGALAYGKQYYAVVPAEALAAASMNGKAFTGITKSSSWKFSVRDAAPATTSLVVSHNSKGDFYTLQGALNHVMQNTAVDEPVTIDLKNGFYEEILFLRGKNNLTLRGEDREKTVIQYLNNNTLSPGTGSSGLANEAQGGRSVFLIEEADMLTLENLTIKNTTLIGEGGQAETIYFNSPGRLIGKHINLFSEQDTLLVKGYNWFYDSLIAGNVDFIWGASRVSLFENCEIRTLGDSRGTGGGGYILQARSANPEDKGFVFLNSRLTRGEGPLGHDVPDHSAWLARSGGNEGYFDNIAFVNTRVDTHIHPGGWNPSRTANPANPHVHGGWRQYNIMNLAGELLDISDWQLGYTLTDAEYQAEFASRDILFSSWNNGAGWNPQP